The Sphingopyxis sp. CCNWLW2 genome contains the following window.
CGCGGGCGCGACGACGAGCGTCGGATCGCGGACCGGCTATGCGGGCTATGGCCTCGCCGCGCCGCAGAATTCGGCGGGCGAGGTGTCGGTGGGCAGCGCGGGAGCAGAGCGGCAGCTCACCAACGTCGCCGCGGGCTCCGCCCCGACCGATGCGGTGAATGTCAGCCAGCTCAATCAGGTGGCACAAAATACTGCCACCAGCCTCGGCGGCGGAGCGTCCTATAATCCGACCACTGGCGCCTATACGGGACCGACCTATAATGTAGGCGGAAACACCTACAATAATGTCGGCGATGCGCTCGGCGCCCAGAATACGGCGGTCACCAACCTCGACAATCGCGTGACCACGGTCGAAAGCAACGTCACCAATCTTGGCGACAGTGTCGCGGCGGGACTTGGGGGCGGTTCGACCTACAATTCGACGACCGGAACGGTCACCACGAACCTCAATGTCGGCGGCAACAATTACAACAACGTCAACGACGCGCTGCAGGCGCTGAACCAGACGGCGAGCGCCGGCTGGAACATCCAGGCCAATGGCGGGGCTTCGACCAATATCGCTTCGAACGGCACACTCAACGTGACCGCAGGCTCCAACACCGTAGTGACATTGAGCGGCAACCAACTGCAGATCGCGATGGCGGACAATCCCACGTTCAATGGCGTGGTCAATGCCAATGGCGGCCTCAACGTGGGCGCCAACACCAGCGTCAACATGGGTGGCAATGTCGTCCAGAATGTCGGAGCCGGCGCGATAAACGCCACCTCAACCGATGCGGTCAACGGGTCGCAGCTCTATCCGATCCAGCAGCTGGCCAATAATTCGGTGCAATATGATGCCGCCGGCAACTCGGTCACGTTCAATCCGGGCGGATCGGCCACGACGCTGCACAATGTCGCCGCCGGCGTCGCGCCGACCGATGCGGTCAATGTCCAGCAATTGGGTGACGGTCTCGCCAGCACACTGGCTTCAGCCAATGCCTATACCGACTCGCGGCTGGCGAACTTCGAGTTCGATCTGGGCAACGCGCGACGTGACAGCTTTGCCGGTACGGCGGGCGCGCTTGCCGCCGCGGGGCTTCCGCAAGCCTTTGAACCAGGACGCGGAATGCTCGCCTTCGGCGCGGGTACCTATCGCGGAGAATCGGCCTTCGCGCTCGGCCTGTCGCGGGTGATGGACGACGGCCGCACCGTCATCAAGGCTGGTGCGACGTACGACACGCAGCAGCGCGCCGGCGCCAATGTGGGCGTCGGGTTCCAGTTCTGATTTCGTCCATCATTGATCACTCTTTCCTCAAGGAGGATGTTATGAAAACCAAGTTTTTCGCTGCCCTTTGTCTCTCGGGCGCATGTTTGATGAACCCGGCCGCAGCCTCTGAAGATAGCCCGTCGTCCGCATCGTCCGCTTCAATATATAAGGCGACGGTCGATCCCGCAGCCTTTCGGCCAGTGGTGCTGGAGCACAAGAAGCTGGGCGTCACCACCACCCCGGCGACGATCCGGCTGATCACGCCCGGCGTCGACAAGTTCAGCATCTATCCGCTGATCGGTGCGCCGCATTTTGCTGAAGGAATTACGCGGCGATGGAGTTACGTCCTCTTCTTCCCCGTCGCGCCGGGAAGCATGGAACGCGTGCGCTGCCGCATGGAAATCCGGTTCGAGCGTCCGCGCGGCCACTATAGCGTCGTGGTCTCCGAGGTCGTGTGGCAGGAGCAATCTTGCGCCGACCGGGTTGCAGCGGCAAGCTGATTGGGCAAGAGGTGGCGTCATGCGCATAATCGTTCCTTTCGCCGCCTCTGTCCTTGCCTTCGCCAGCATCCCCGCGTCGGCGCAGACCTTCGGCCCGCCGATCCAGGGGCTTTGCTTGCTCTCCCGGAACGGCGCTATCGCGGCGTCGCGGGCCGGCCAGTCGATGCAGGCACAACTCAAGCAGATGCAGGGTGCGCTGTCGGGCGATCTCGCCCGGCAGCGTTCCTCGATCGATCAACAACGCCGAACGCTCGAGACGCGACAGAATTCGACGGCGCCAATCGAATATCAGCGGCAGATTTCCGCGCTCAACCAACAGGCTCAGGCGATTGAACAGCAGCAAAATGCGCGATTCATCTCAGCACAAACGCGAGGGCAGCAGCAGATCGACCAAGCTCTCAATACGGCGTTGGGCCGTATGGTGACGAAAGCTAACTGCAGCGTCGTCCTCGAGCGCGATAACAGCTACGGCTGGAACAACGCGATGGATATCACGCCGGCCGTCACCCGCGAAATGGACGCTCTGCTTCAAAGCGTGGCGTTGCAATAACGAAACCGGATATGATGGACTAGCGTGCCATGCGCTTGACCTCCCGCCGTAAATTAACGTGATGCTTATCTCGACAGCCGATCTGGTCAGACATGCAGCGAAAACTGAAAAGCAGTGAGCTTGTGAGCTTCATGCTCCTGCTAGTGGCCGTCCTGGTCCTCGCGCTAAGATGATGATCGAGTTCGACGCGCGCGCACAGCCCGAATATTTCCGTCAAATTCTTGCTCAGGTCCCGACTCAAAAAAAGCTCAACCAAGCTGCCTCATGGTCCCGCCTGTCGCACACCGGTTATTGGCAACATCTTGTTAACCAATTTGGCGCAAGCTCCGTTTGGGGGGCACGTTGGCGGCGCGAGCCGTGCGAATGGAGTTCTTCGCGGTGTTCGAATGCGACACGAAGCCTACATCGGTCATCGGACCGTTCGGTCGTCTGACGATCGGCGATTTGCCGGCCTCGTCCACCACCTATTGGGTGAGCCGGCGCAAGGCCGAAGTGCTCGCCGCCATCGACGGCGGTTTGCTGACTGTCGACGAGGCCTGTGAGCGATATCGATTAAGTCTCGAGGAGATCATTGCGTGGCGGCGCTCGATGGCCGACGCCGGCGTTGCCGGACTTCGTATTACGAAGGACCACCGCTATCGTCATCCCTTGTAGTTTAAACCAGAAATGCCGCGCCACCCCCACCACTGGGCGCGGTATCGACGGCGCGAGGTAGTTGGTCCTCCTCGCGTCGTCCACGGCGTGCGACGATGCTGACTGGACATCAGCCCCCGCTTGGAACAGCTATGTGCGCGGTTACAAATGGCCGGTTGGGGTCAGGCGGCTTTCAACTCCGATTCCAGATAAGCGGACATTCTGTAGCGGTACGACAATTCCGTGGCCCCTCGTTTCCTGGCGCGGCCTGATCGGTACACTGCGCTAGATCAATCTTGGACCTTTCTTCCAATCCCTTTCGCCAACATCCGGTCGAACCGGCATTTTATTTGCTCGGGATGTCACAGCGGCGGGCTCCCGCTCGTCAGTCATGGTGACGCCGATATCGGCTCAGGAAGAAAGGAAGATCAGATGAATCGGTTGAATTGGTCCGAAGTCGCTCCCGCCGGAGCGAAGGCCCTGTACGGTGTGCACCATTATGTCACTCACAACACCGCGCTCCCGGACGAGCTGGTCCACCTCGTCTTCCTGCGAGTATCCCAGATCAACGGATGCGCGCACTGCATCGATCTGCATACCCGGGACCTGCTCAAGACCATGCCAATCGACAAGGTCGCGCTCCTTCCGGTGTGGCATGAAGTGCCGCATCTCTTCCCCGACCAGTATCGCGCAGCACTGGCTTGGGCGGAGGAAGTCACTCGCGTCAGCGAGACCCATGCTTCCGACGAGGCCTATGCAGCAGCAGCCGAGGCATTCGAGCCGAAAGACCTCGTGGACCTGACGATCGCGATTGCGGCGATGAACGCCTTCAACAGGCTCGGCGCACCATTCCGTCTTTCGGTTGCGGCCAAGCCCTGAGGCGTGAGCGCTGCTCTTTT
Protein-coding sequences here:
- a CDS encoding OmpH family outer membrane protein, which gives rise to MRIIVPFAASVLAFASIPASAQTFGPPIQGLCLLSRNGAIAASRAGQSMQAQLKQMQGALSGDLARQRSSIDQQRRTLETRQNSTAPIEYQRQISALNQQAQAIEQQQNARFISAQTRGQQQIDQALNTALGRMVTKANCSVVLERDNSYGWNNAMDITPAVTREMDALLQSVALQ
- the sciP gene encoding CtrA inhibitor SciP, with translation MEFFAVFECDTKPTSVIGPFGRLTIGDLPASSTTYWVSRRKAEVLAAIDGGLLTVDEACERYRLSLEEIIAWRRSMADAGVAGLRITKDHRYRHPL
- a CDS encoding carboxymuconolactone decarboxylase family protein, producing the protein MNRLNWSEVAPAGAKALYGVHHYVTHNTALPDELVHLVFLRVSQINGCAHCIDLHTRDLLKTMPIDKVALLPVWHEVPHLFPDQYRAALAWAEEVTRVSETHASDEAYAAAAEAFEPKDLVDLTIAIAAMNAFNRLGAPFRLSVAAKP